DNA sequence from the Arthrobacter sp. V1I9 genome:
ATGTCCAGGCCCAGGGCGACTACGCCAGGCTGCACACGGCGGATGCGAGTTACCTGATCCGGGTGCCGCTGGCTGACCTCGAGCAGCAGTGGGCGGACGCGGGCTTCATCCGGACGCACCGCTCCTACCTCGTTGCCCTCAAGCACGTGACATCCATGAAGCTTGCTGCGGACGGTCCCAGCGTCACGGTTGCCGGCGCCGGCCTTCCCATCAGCCGGCGCCACCTGCCAACAGTCCGCGAAAAGCTGGGCGCCACCCGGATCAGGCCGCACGCATGAGCAGGGTACGGGTCACTGCACCGCGCTCGGCAGCGCTTCCTCCCCGCGACAGCCGGGAAGCGGCGCAGGACTCCGAAGTGGGGCAGGTCTTCGTCAGGTCGCTCATCCGGTCCCAGCTCCGGCTGGCCCTGGTGGTGGCGGGCGGTTTCCTGCTGATCCTTGGCGCCTTTCCGCTGCTGCTGGCCGTGGTGCCCGGCTTGAAAGAGACCCGCATTGCGGGGATCCCCTTTGACTGGCTTCTCCTGGGCGCAGGCATCTACCCCCTGATCGGGCTCAGCGCCTGGCTGTACATCCGGACCGCCGCGCGCAACGAGGCGCGTTACCGCGACCTGGCAAAGGACCAGTGACGGCGCCATGAATCCAGGCGTGGCCATAGCCGCGCTCACCGTAGTGTCCGTAGCCACTGCGGTGATCGGCTTCTACGGCCTGCGGATCTCGCGGACCACGGGCGACTTCTATGTTGCTTCCCGGACCGTCCGGCCCTGGTGGAATGCCTCGGCCATTGGCGGTGAGTACCTTTCGGCCGCAAGTTTCCTTGGGGTTGCCGGGCTCATTCTGCTGTCAGCGGGACGGACGCCTTGTGGTTCCCGGTGGGTTACACCGCCGGGTACCTGATGCTGCTGCTGTTTGTTGCTGCGCCTTTGCGGCGCTCCGGCGCCTACACGATTCCTGATTTTACCGAGGCAAGGCTGGACTCGCGGGCGGTCAGGAAGGTCACCAGCCTCGTGGTGGTGCTGGTGGGCTGGCTGTATATCGTGCCTCAGCTCCATGGTGCCGCTTTGACCATCCGGATCACCACAGGGCTGCCTTCCTGGGTGGGATCGGTGGCTGTGGTGATTGTTGTGTGCCTGACGGTGGTTGCCGGCGGGATGCGTTCCATCACTTTTGTCCAGGCCTTCCAGTACTGGCTCAAGCTCACGGCCCTGGCGGTTCCTATCCTGTTTATCGTCTTTATGCTCGCGGGGAACGGCACCCCTGCCCTGTCTCCGCCTGCTGTGAACCCCACGGACCTGGCCCCTGCCGGGGTGTACCAGAACGTGTCGCTGCTGGTGGCCCTCCTCTTCGGCACCCTCGGGCTGCCGCACGTGCTGGTCCGCTTCTACACCAACCCGGACGGCCATTCCGCCCGGCGGACCACGCTGATCGTCCTGGGCCTGTTGTCCGTGTTCTACCTGTTCCCCACCGCCTACGGACTGGTGGCCAGGATGTTTGCGCCAAGCCTCGCCCGCGCCAACCAGGCCGATGCCATGGTGCTGCTGCTCCCCGGCGAACTGGTGGGCGGTGCCGCCGGCGACCTGCTCTCGGCTTTTGTGGTGGCCGGCGCCTTTGCCGCCTTCCTCTCCACTACATCGGGGCTGGTGGTATCCCTTGCCGGCGTTATCAGCCAGGACGTCCTGGGCGCCGGCGTAGGTGGCTTCCGGCTGGCGGCGGTGATCTCGATCGTGGTGCCGTTGGGTTTCGCCTCCATGACGGACTCACTGGCGCTTGCCGGCAGCGTGGGCCTGGTCTTCGCCTTCACCGCCTCCACAGTCTGCCCCGTACTCCTGTTGGGCATTTGGTGGCGTGGGCTCACCGACGCCGGTGCCATCGCCGGGATGCTGACGGGCGGGGTGCTGTGCGGCGGGGCGATGATCGCGGGCGCCGTGGCGGGCGCGTCCAACCTGGCGCCCTGGCTTGCGCAGCCCGCGGCCTGGACGGTGCCGGCGGCCTTCGCCGTGATGGTGGTTGTTTCGCGTGCCACCGTTCGGAGGGTCCCCAAGACGATGTCACGGGTCATGACCCGGCTCCACACCCCGGAACGGCCGCTGGCCACAGAGCGCTGACTCTCAGAATCAGTCGATGGCTGCCATCAGTTCCACCACGCGGTCCAGGAAAGCGTCCACCTGGGTTTCCTCGTACCCGTCACGGCCAACGGAGGGACGGAAGACTGCCCGGCGGACGTTGTCGACGCTGAGCGGCTTGTCCTGTTCCAGGTAGGCGATGAGTTCGTGGCACAACCGGTCCACGTCAGCGGTGTTGTAGCTGCGTGCCTTCTTCCTTGCGGGACGGCGGAAGCGGTCTCCGTCAGGGCGGTGAAGCCGGCCCCGGAGGATGCCGGACAGGTTGCCAATTTCGCGCAGCCAGGCATCCTCGCCGCGGGCAGCGATCAGCTCGTCGCGCTCCCGGCGAGCGAAGGCGTCTTCCAGGCGGTCCAGGGCTGCGTCCACGACGGCGGCGGAGTAACCGCCCTTGACCGGATCAAAGGAAACTGCCCTGACATCAGCACTGTTGACAGGCTCCGCCGCGGCGTCGGGGGTTTCAAGTGATACCCGCGCCCGCTGCAGGAACTGGTCCACCTGCTTGGCGTTGTAGCCGTAATCGCTGCGCTGCACCCGCTCAAAGGACGCAGGGATCTGCCGATGAATGTCCAATGCCACTTTCAATTCCTTCGATGCTCTTCAAGCCGTACCGCTCCTGCACCAGTCTATTGGCGTCCGGGTCCGGCCGGGGGTGTGTGTTTCAGGCCCCCGAAACGAGGCCGTACAAGACAAAAGCCGCCGGGGCTGCAAAAACGATGGAGTCCAGCCGGTCCATGACGCCGCCGTGTCCCGGCAGGATGCTGCTCATGTCCTTGACTCCCAGTTCGCGCTTGACCATGGATTCGGCGAGGTCACCGCCTGTGGAGGCCGCCACGAGTCCCACCGCAAGGACCACACCCACCCACCAGGGTTTGTCCAGTAGAAAGAGACTGGCCAGTACGCCGATGAGTATCGCGCCGCCGATGGAACCGGCAAACCCTTCCCACGATTTCTTCGGACTGATCTTGGGCGCCATCGGGTGCTTGCCCAGGGACGCACCCACGAGATAGCCAAAGGTATCGTTGGACACCACCAGCAGCAGCATGACGGCCACCTGCCACGCGCCGTCGGGAATTGTTCCTCCCGGCCAGAAGCCCAGCGGAGTAGCACCGCCCGAAGCATGCAGCGGGAGCGCTGCGAAGCTGATGAAGAACGGCACCCAGCCCAGGGTGAAGACGCCCGCGAAAATGCTGTTGGCCGAACCGGCCGCGCTTTCGATGGAACGCCACAGCAGTACGGCAACGGAGCTCAACAGCATGGCGAAAAGCAGGCTCTCGATCCCGCCGAAGTAGGCGGCAAAGGGCATCGCCACCGTTCCGGTCATCACCGGCACTATGGGCATCCTTGTCCCGTTCGCCTCCAGGGCACGGAAGATTTCCCACACCCCAAAGACCGCGAAGGCGGTGGTGACCGCAACAAAGCCGAGGGGGAGGAACAGAAGCCCGCCCAGCACGGCGAAGAGCATTGCCAGGCCCACCACCACCGCGGCCGGCAGGTTCCGCCCGGCCTTCGGCGTCGGGTTGGTCCTGGGCTGCTTCCCCCGTGTGCGCGCCCGTTGTGCCGGGGCCTGCTCTGCCTGGCCCATCAGACTTCGAGCAGCTCTGCTTCCTTGCGCTTGAGCAGCTCGTCGATGCCGTCCACGTGCGCCTTGGTGAGGCCGTCCAGTTCCTTTTCGGCGCGGGTGCCCTCGTCCTCGCCGGCCTCGCCGTCCTTGACCAGCTTGTCGAGGGTTTCCTTGGCCTTGCGGCGGATGTTACGGATGGAGACTTTGGCGTCCTCGCCCTTGGTCTTGACGATCTTGACGTACTCCTTGCGGCGTTCCTTGGTCAGCTCCGGAATGGTGATCCGGATGACGTTGCCGTCATTGGACGGGTTGGCACCGACCTCGGAATCGCTGAGCGCACGTTCGATGTCGCGCAGGGCCGTCTTGTCGAAGGGGGTGATGAGGATGGTGCGGGCGTCCGGAATGGCGAACGAGGCGAGCTGCTGCAACGGCGTGGGTGAGCCGTAGTAGTCCACCAGGACCTTGTTGTAGAGGCCAGGGTTGGCACGTCCGGTGCGGATGGAAGCGAAGTCTTCCTTGGCTACCTCAACGGCCTTGTCCATCTTTTCTTCGGCTTCGAGCAAGGTTTCTTCGATCACGGTCTCTCCTGAAGGTTCTGGTGCAGTCCGGGGCGCCGGGTCCATGCACAAAACGTCGTTCTGTATTGCTTCCGCCCCATGCCGCGAAGGCAGGGGCCGGAACTGTCCTGAAGACATCCTAGCCGTAGCTAGGCCGTGACCAGGGTGCCCAGCTTCTCGCCCAGGATGGCCCGGGTGACGTTGCCTTCGCCCTCCATGCCAAAGACCACCATCGAGAGGTTGTTGTCCTTGCACATGGTCATCGCGGTCTGGTCCATGACGCGGATGTCGCGGCGGAGGGCATCGTCATAGCTGAGGGTCTCGAGCCGTTCGGCAGAGGGGTCCTTTTTCGGGTCGGCCGTGTACACGGCGTCCACACCGCTCTTGGCCATCAGGACGACGTCGGCATGGACTTCGAGGGCACGCTGGGCGGCAACGGTGTCGGTGGAGAAGTACGGCAGTCCCGCACCCGCTCCGAAGATGACCACACGGCCCTTTTCCATGTGCCGGATGGCGCGGCGGGGAATGTACGCTTCTGCAACCTGTCCCATGGTGATGGCGCTCTGGACCCTGGTCTCGACTCCGGCCTGCTCCAGGAAATCCTGCAGTGCCAGGCAGTTCATCACCGTACCGAGCATGCCCATATAGTCGGCCCTTGAGCGGTCCATGCCGCTCTGCGAAAGTTCCGCACCGCGGAAGAAGTTGCCGCCACCAACGACGATTGCCACTTCCACTTCGGGGACGGCTGCTGCGATCTGCTTGGCGACATCGCGGACGGTCTCGGGATCAACGCCCAGCTTCCCGCCGCCGAAGACCTCGCCGGAAAGCTTCAGGAGGACCCGGCGTCGACTTTTCTCTGGCTGGACTACAGTGTTGACGGCTTCCATGATGCCTTCCCGTTGGTGAACTCTAAAAAAGGTTATCCTGCTGCGCGGCGAAAGGTCCCATACGGGGCCTGTCCCATACGGGGCGTCCCCGCGCATGCAAAAGGGGCGGCCACCGAAGTGGCCACCCCCTTGCTGTTTCGACTAGGAGCCGACGCGGAAACGCGTGAACGCGGTTCCCTTGACACCGGCCTCTTCGAGGACCTGTGCCACGGA
Encoded proteins:
- a CDS encoding DivIVA domain-containing protein, which encodes MALDIHRQIPASFERVQRSDYGYNAKQVDQFLQRARVSLETPDAAAEPVNSADVRAVSFDPVKGGYSAAVVDAALDRLEDAFARRERDELIAARGEDAWLREIGNLSGILRGRLHRPDGDRFRRPARKKARSYNTADVDRLCHELIAYLEQDKPLSVDNVRRAVFRPSVGRDGYEETQVDAFLDRVVELMAAID
- a CDS encoding phosphatidate cytidylyltransferase; this translates as MGQAEQAPAQRARTRGKQPRTNPTPKAGRNLPAAVVVGLAMLFAVLGGLLFLPLGFVAVTTAFAVFGVWEIFRALEANGTRMPIVPVMTGTVAMPFAAYFGGIESLLFAMLLSSVAVLLWRSIESAAGSANSIFAGVFTLGWVPFFISFAALPLHASGGATPLGFWPGGTIPDGAWQVAVMLLLVVSNDTFGYLVGASLGKHPMAPKISPKKSWEGFAGSIGGAILIGVLASLFLLDKPWWVGVVLAVGLVAASTGGDLAESMVKRELGVKDMSSILPGHGGVMDRLDSIVFAAPAAFVLYGLVSGA
- the frr gene encoding ribosome recycling factor; protein product: MIEETLLEAEEKMDKAVEVAKEDFASIRTGRANPGLYNKVLVDYYGSPTPLQQLASFAIPDARTILITPFDKTALRDIERALSDSEVGANPSNDGNVIRITIPELTKERRKEYVKIVKTKGEDAKVSIRNIRRKAKETLDKLVKDGEAGEDEGTRAEKELDGLTKAHVDGIDELLKRKEAELLEV
- the pyrH gene encoding UMP kinase — protein: MEAVNTVVQPEKSRRRVLLKLSGEVFGGGKLGVDPETVRDVAKQIAAAVPEVEVAIVVGGGNFFRGAELSQSGMDRSRADYMGMLGTVMNCLALQDFLEQAGVETRVQSAITMGQVAEAYIPRRAIRHMEKGRVVIFGAGAGLPYFSTDTVAAQRALEVHADVVLMAKSGVDAVYTADPKKDPSAERLETLSYDDALRRDIRVMDQTAMTMCKDNNLSMVVFGMEGEGNVTRAILGEKLGTLVTA